GGATCCATGTAACCTTGAAAGAAAAACTCTAAGCACactgcataaaaaaaagaaaaaaaaaaaaagaaattcaacaGTATGTGGTTTTCTGGTTCCTCGTATCGTGTATATCCATCCACTTCGTCTGCACTGGTGAGTTCTTGAACAGGCATAGATCATATATACTGTTTGGCACTTTGAAGTCACCAGGGTTGTGTGTTCAGATGCTGGTGGTGAGACAAAGCAGGGGACgtccactgtttttttttaattagtatgGTGTATAAGAGCTTAAACAGACTTACTTACAATGATTACCTTTGTAAGCATTTAAATACACATTTCACATAACTGTCATTAGCTTGATTTCTATTCACTCGCCAAACAAGTCTGAAGCAGTCTTATGAAATGTAACAAAGAAGAATTGtgagacatgtttttttaactggttaAAAGTGAATAAACGTGGTGGTGCGTTGTCACCATTGTATAGATCAGGGAtgcaactctggtcctcgagggccgcaaTCGTGCAGGTTATagatgtatccctgctccaacatacttgattcaaatgaaatggcttTCCTCAACAGCTTTTAGTCAAGTTCTGCTtaagcatgttgacccattaatatgattcaggtgtgctgcaaaAGGAAatatccaaaacctgcaggactggcATTGGTAGCCTAgaggttacagaggtgggcttgggtctggagaacctgggttcatgTCCCTGGGCTGGCAATCAAGGTAAAAACCACTGTGGGTTCcagagcaaggcccttaacccttGGGCGCTGGAATCTGGCATTAATCCatcctagcaactaggatgggttaaaaacaccttttctttttcacatcttCTAAATGTGAGTCAAAAATAGCAATGGAGACACGTATCGCCAAAAACAGTGAGATAAAATCATCATTCATTTGGAGTTTTGACTTTTTATagaatatatttatacatagtGATCTTCAGTGCAAGTGTTTTAAAATTTCTATGGGCAGCTCCATTTTCTACTAAATCAtggatttttaataaaacattcataGCTGATTAGCTTTGGTAATAATGGAAATCTAAAGTACAGTaatcactaaataaaaatgaacatctgATTAAGGTCTTTGAAGAAGTCAAAGCATTGAGTTTCtacaaaagtataaaaagtcTTCATGCTCATTTTGCTTCTGACTATTTTTCAGATGTATCTCAGATGCTGAGATCAGAGTGTGATGGCAGTCCACCGTTTCTCAAACAGACCTTGAGCACAAGGAGAAACAAACACCTCCGCTTTGCATCCAATGGTGAGGGAATCAGTGGGTGTATCAGAATGAGAGATTCTGTAGCAAAAGTAGAGACAGATAGAAAAGAAGGTCAGATTTCGTACAAAACAGCAGTCTGTGGAGAAttgcagatgtttccagacagacTGGATATTAGGCATTATGACACATgatttaatgaatttatttgttaataGCTAGTTGAGAATATGGGTAAAGTCTTCTAATTATGCATTGTCTTCATGGCGTTCCACATGTTTTGCAGGTTTTACTTTGAGTGCAGGTGACTACAGAGAAAAGGAGGATATGTATGATGAGATCATACGCCTCAAGAAGGTAAAGATTTACGATACACTGAAATATTGTGCATTAGAGAGGTGGGTTCAGGTTTGACATGTTTCCAGAGAGCTTAGTCTCTGTGGTCAGCTGAAACTTCTTTGATCGGTTTCAGTATGATTTGGTGTTGTACACTCAAAGTTTAAATTCTATGTAAAAGGATGAAGGAATACCAAGATTTTGAATTTGTGTTCTTTAAGTGTTAAAGAAGAGTAATCTATAATCTGCAGAGTCTCCAGGCTCAGAAGTCGGACAACCAGCAAATGAAAGCAAAGCTACGGCGCCTGGAGGAAGATAATGctaaaagagagaaacagattGAAGAACTACTGGACCCCACAAAGGTACAATCACAGAATTACCCCAGGACCTTTTTCAtgaaaattaacattttgtaaactgtatttttttccatgtAGGGATCTGAATATACTCGCAGTTTGGTGGATAAGAAAAAAGAGGGGAGTGTGGTGAGTGTTTAATGTGTTGATCAGCATATTAGAAAACAATGTAGGAATCCGTTCTGGCAAACTTAATAAACCATATCTGTTCATTAAGTTTACCAATGGGCTGAAACAGAGGATCCTGAAACTGGAGCAGCAGtgtagagagaaagaaaacGCCTTAAGGTAACATTCACTGTGTCAGttcatttgttttggttgtaaAACAGCATCATGTTCAGCTttgtccctttttttaaaacattttccagtaAACTCCAAAGTGAACTGAGGACCACTAACTTGGAGGAGCTAAAGATCACAGTAGAAACATATTTTGAAGAGGtaaaataagaaatgttttgGTCTTTCTGTTGATATAACTTTTTTATAGCATTTGTTTTAGTTATCACagctgtggaaaaataaaatgcgCTTGTGTTGTCTTGTGTTTCAGATCCAGAGACTGAGGATACTTCTAGGAGCTGCAGAGAAAAGGTGTGCATAACTTGAGCTCTCAAGGTCATTCAACATAATACATTTTTGCAAGGTTACATGCTTCCCAAGTAAGAACAAGTCCTTTTAAAGAATGACTAAAGCATGAATCTATGTTCTTCGTTTTTTACATGACggaaaaatgtgttattaaccATTCAGCCAAAAATGAATTCTTTAAACAATTaccaagtaaattaaattaggtttcaacataatgaaaacatgagCAGTGCTCAACTATATCAGTCTAACAGCCTTAATAACACATCTCAGATCAGCTTGGATGTGAaatcacaaaacacacaaccGATTTTAAATATCGTGGTCACCCCTCAGCTGTGGACTAGGTTATTAACATTCTTAAATGTACACATCACATTTTTATGGCTAGTTTGTACAGCTGAGATctctgtgggggggggggggtggagaGACTCTGTTCCAGCAGCTGCAGTAATAATCTGTGTATCTGTTAAACCCAGACATCTCCAGTAAAAGTTTGTAAACCTCTCTTTGAAATATGAGGTATGTGTTGACTGTACTCCTGAAGCGTTGGTTCTTAAAGATGCACAACCCTGAAACCTTGTGTGTGCAGTAATTCGAGTAAGAACATCCACATAAAAGCCTATAACTGTAAGAGGTTTTTAACTTGTTGCATCATTTTTCTGAACAGAAATCTGATTCTTTGAACTGGTGTGTTGCCAGGTTTTTGGTGGTGCTGCATTTCAGCTTCTGTCTTGCAAAATTTGCCATTATTTTCTTGCTCTTATTATTCTTCTGAAGTCTGAGTTGTCAGCTCACTTTCTGCAAATTCTTCCATCAAAGGGAGacacatttacataaagaaGGGGAATTATTTAGCTTGCTAGTTGCTAGTCTGGGCATAATGCACTGTTTGTAACATACCATCTTCAAGCGtgtgctttttttgttctttttcaagAAATTGTTCTCTTAGACCTGTCCTAAAAGTCCTTAACAGAGAATAAATGAACTCTCAGTTTAACTTATCAGTTCAGTAAAACAGTTTTCTTACCTTTTAAACCCATTTTAAATAGTATAACTTATTTCCATGCGAatcttgaaattatttttaatacttttctCTCTAATTTTTAAAATCCCAAATGTTGAAGTAGGAAACTACTGTAGGATGCATGGTGAATATATCTTTACATATAGTCTTCTTCTGTGTTTGCAGTAGTCGAGCAGAGAGTAAATGTTCTCAGAGGCAGCAGAAAGCTTTAAGCTCAGCAGTTCATCGCCTGTCTGAGAACCTGAAGCAGCTTGAACAGGAGAATGCAGCCCTCAGAGAAGAGCTCAACACTGACAGTCCTGCTGGTGGAATTAAAGGTCTTTGCTCACTTATCACCACTTTTCAGTCACAGTACTAATAGAGCCAGCAAATTCCCTTGTAGCTgaattttttcctctgtttggtCCTGGCTTGTAACTCTGAACTGTTTTATAATATTAATGAAATTTAAGCAAATTACTGTAAACAAACACTGATTAATCCCAACTCTGCTTTGAAGAATACAACAACACTTCAGTATGCATTATATCCTGTACTGTAGGGTTGATGAAAaagtgtgtatgtctgtgtatgtgtgtgaatgtgtctcTTAGGTTACAGAGAGTGGAGTAAACAGAGACTGTTAAGAAGGCTGTTAGAGGTGGAAAAGGTGAGAGAAACTGTTACTAGCTGGTTATGAAAACACGTGTCAGACTGCTGGCTCAGAAGCTGCATCACAGACAGGCTCCTCTGTCATCCTATCAGAGGCTGGAGGACAGGAAAAGACACACCCATTCAgcaaagagcagcagcagattgGATCAGGAGGCCCAGGCCACTCTTCCAGAGATTCTGGGaattaccatggcaacaaagGCAGTGGTGTCTGTGGGAACGATCACTGAGGAAAGGCAAGAGGTTTCTGATCTGAGGGAATGTCTCTGCCAATTGGAAAAAGAGAGGGTGGAGCTTCTGGAGACTTTGGCAAGAAAAGAGTGAGTGACCAATGAGATCAGTGTACAGTATGCCTAACGTGTGATATATCTGCTTTTGTCCAAATGAATGTAAACAAACTAAATGAATGACAGACCCAAGTAAGAACATCATTGAAGGGTTTTTATTGGACTGTGATGGAGCTGCACCACAGTAGTACAACGTTTATAGCAATTACAGTCATAAATTCACAGAGTTTGCTCATGAAATGGAACCtgccttttgtttgtgttttcagtgatgAATTGAGACAGCTCAGGGCTGAAAAAGAAGAACtggagaaagagacagaacgatggaaagaggaacaaaaaaaatattttgacaaaaaGCAAGAGCTACATAggtatatttttactttttaatgtataattgatttgaaaaaaataatgtgtaatttatttgattttcatttaactttcctgtatatatgtaaataaacttgATAAGATTGGTCATTTATTAGATATGAAGTGTTACTGCAAGAAAAGCTGTTAATGCTTACAGGTTTTCCATATGGTGCACAAGTACACCACTTTGATATGATCAACTCATTTTGAGTGCTTATTTACATGTTGTCATTGCTCAAAATCGCTTCTGATATCACATTTGGGTGACAAAGTCAATTTCCTGTCAAAATCTAATAGGAAAGTTTATAATTCAGTTAAACCTAAAGATCTATAAGAGGACTTCTGTGGTTTctctctgactttttaaaaatctgtttatataTTGCTTTTCTCAGACAGGAGTTAGAGCAGTCGTGGGCGAGGATTCGAActctggaggaggacagaagcAAACTTGCACAGACTGAGCTCCCCTCTCCTACAATGGCAGAGAGTTATGAGAATGCTCAGCACAGGGCAGGtcaggaggagggagagaaaaaggaCACTGGATGTAAAGAgaaagggatggatggagaagAAGAATCTCAGATTGATGCAGagatgaaagaaagagaaaaagcagcTTTGATCATTCAGACAAACTGGAGGTGGCACAGACAGAGGGTATGTAACATGCCACTGTTATGTAAAGGAAGCCACTAATATGTGATTGAAATGATCACATAAGAAATGTCCAAAACACACTGTTCCAaatttctccatctctctttaGGACATTGTGGCGTTGCAGTCTATGTTAAGAGGCCATCTCTTCAGAGAATCACAGCTCATTGACCTGATGAAAGATGCAAAGAATAAGGTTTTCCACAAACATTTGCACTCATCAGTCTATGCATGTGAAAGAGCAAAAATGTAGTTCTATTTCAAAACCATCATTTCCAGGTCAtgaaaaatttaatgaaatttatTTGGGTGGAAATACTTTTGGGGGATATTAAAGCATTTAAGAAACTCCATGTATGCCCTGATTCAAGTTTaagacaacattaaaaaaagaacatcatgGATAGTCTTGTCCAAAAAATGAATCATAGGTTCAGTGTACTTAAAGAACCACTAGATGGCTCTCAAAATAATTTACAGTGAGTCATGTTTACCCAATAAAATCACCACATTGCCCATCCTCATCTTCTGTTTTCAGGCTGTGGACTCATTTAACTGCAGTGATGTAGCCGACTCTGTCAGTGGAGAGCTGGATACGGTTGCCTTGACGATGATACAGTCTGCATTCAGGGGACATCTGGGTCGTTGTAGTCTTGAAATAAGGAGGTTACTAATTTCTCCacagaatttaaattaaaaacataatgcagttaaaatacaacaaattgctgaattatgtgtgtgtttgtgtcttagCTCAGGGTTTGCTGTGCCTTCTCCAGTGGAAAACAATCCACCCACTCCGGTACCACGAGGAACGGGCTTGACACACAGTCCCACCAGAACATGTAAGGTTCCTATCGATCTTTGATGTTTAGACATCAAAGAAAATTCCTAAAGTATAATGCAAATGCAAAGAAACTTTACttgacaagaaaaaagaaaaggttggaCAAAATatccatttaaacattttatattaaagaTAGTTTATATTTCTAATCCTTCTCATTTTAGGCTTAACTGTGTAATAGAGGTAGTACAAGTTAATTTAGTGTCTCTATTATAAGATGTATATTTGTGACTTTCCCTTTGCTGTAATTTCCAGCAGTTCTCTGTCAATCGTGtttcaaataaaatctaatcAGATTTTGGTTAATGATACTACAATGCTTCAGACTAGGAGCATATAGGAAGGTAATTCACTTTCAGTATGAAATACACCATTGCTGCACCCACTCACACATAAGTCAGGTTTCTGACTTGATATATACTCACGTGCAATGTCATTGCATTGCCCTGCTTTAAACCTCAAAACCACTTTTCATTTCTCCCCTGACATCTTTATGAGTAGTGATCGATCTAGCTGACATGCTGATCTGATTTTGTGATGACTGTCTCATCTACACTAGCCAGAACTTTGACAGCCTCCTATCAAAGACTGATGAGGGCACTCAGCAGACCTGCGGGCTTGTAATGGTACTACATCTTAAGAACTTTGAAGATCTATAGTTATTGCCATTTAGAGCCCTGCCCAGTTGAGCCTGTGAGAATCCAGTGCCCTCAACATACCCATAATTTTCCTTGCAAACATCCTGAGTTTTTGCCAATTCCCCGAGTTTTGATCAGCGTATGTGTGCACAGAGCGGAGCTGCAATGTCATCATTTATCCCGCACGCCTTTACGGCTGCCCCTCTGTTAGGTGCATGGTGGGCTTCAGTTCAGAGAGTTTAGACTGCACCATATTAACTTGTGTTGCAGCTGAGAATCTGCTACTAAAGATTTTTGGAGGAAGATGTGGTTCATATCTGTAGTCTTTCTCTATTCAGGTAATAACATATAATGTTTTACAGGATAAAAAGTATCCTCCTTACATTGAAATGCATCCCGTTAAAAGTACCATAATTAGATCATTTACTTGTGTCTCGATAATTCCTGGTTAACTAGGTATTGTGTGGTGATTTGTCTTCAAGATACTGCATCTAAAAGTAATAAtgctgaagaagaggatgagTCAGAAGACCCCCATGTCTCTCTCTAGTGCTCAAGTGTCCAAAAGGACAAGTACAGAAGGTTTAAGAAAGAGAGGACATCAATTTCTGTATTTCATGACATTAACTGCACAAATTTGGATGTTTTTATGCattcattttgcacatttttgatAGGGTGAAATTGGTTTGAATATACAGTCAAGCAGCctcttatttctttatattttgcctcCAATGAACCAGACTTGCAAGCATTCTATTAAGGTGGTGCTGAGCCATACCTGGGTGGCTCAGGCAGTAGAGCAGGATGCTAATAGAACTTGGACCTCTTGAtcaagaatgaatgaatgaatcaatggTTTATTTTGGTTACAGTCTACAGTACAAGACTTGAATTATGTGCATTCAGCTGACAAAGAATTATTATAAATGCTTGCACTAAACATTTTTGTCTCACAAAAAATTTAACAAGCTCTAACCGAACAAAGAGTCGTCTGAAGATGAGGCTTATTTTGCCTATCTTGTACAATCCATAAAATAACCCAGAATATCAGTAATACAAAGATAATTGGAATTctttaaactctgtttttgcctCAGAAGCTGTATTTCCTTTATATTTGTACTGCTTTCAAAACCTCATtacacatattttctgttttcctggcAATATATAGAGAAAATGTCTTTTGCATAGTAATGAAATTATTGTAATGGAGAGAATGACACAGTTCCATATATACTTTATGTGTTATTCAGCCCAGACAGAAATCCCTTCTACACCAGAGTTTGAtggagatgctgctgctgctgattctGACGATTCTGACGACATCATCGTGTCTCCGTCACGTCCACTGAGAAGCAGAGAAGTCTTAATGTTATAGATGCTGTGgtttgtgtgttaatgtgtaaaAGCATATCTATGGAGATTTTTACTCAAAGCTTGTATATCACAGGCTTGCACATATTTTACCTACCAAATCATGTTTTTTAAGTTATGAATGTCTCCCCCTCACTAATAACCACAACCATTTTAAAAgttgaaacaaaatgcaattttGTCCAGGTGTCGATGTAAGGCTGTACTTTTATAAATGCAGGACAGGGCAGTCatgtaaaaattaaacagcctgagttaatttaaacttttattccTTTGCCAAATATCACTTATTAATTGGGGTCAACTTTTCtcttggttgttttctgtgccGAAGTGCCTACTACCTAGGGATTCACATTAAACTTGGTGTAGTAAATTCTGCTAACCTCACAGGCCAAAGGGTGCAGCCGTGCTCTAAGTTCCTCTGACCATATTTCAATATCCGTCATTTGAAACCTGTAAGTGTGAGCTCACTAATCTATGCTTAATAAATTATGGCTGATTTCTAAGGTGTGAATGGGAGCCAATACTCAACTGATGCACTATTGAGCCAAACTGTGAATAAATTATAGATCACTCTGCTGCATCACTGACCAGTCAGTACAGTGTAGGATACATAGGGAATATTCTTAATGTCAAAAATATGTGTGCTTTAAAGTAGACAGATCATTTGTAGAAGTGTTAAGAAAACAATGACTGGTTTTCTCAACATGTGTAACTTGTGTTTTATAAGGCACTcaataaaattcagttttttaagtaaAACCTTTTTCTGATTTTCCTTCTACACTTTTACATTAATTACTCTAAAGTTTTGTGAATCTTATTTTTAATTGCATCTCCGTTTCATCACATAGCATAACACATTTATAATGCTATCTTGGAGGGGGCTTATTCCTAGAATGGAAACTACTGGCATGATTATGTCTCAAACTTTGTGCTCAGACTGGTGcacaaatcttttatttttatgtttgtggtaATTTTCTATGTTTATAATGTTGATTTTAATGATCTAATTAATGTTTATTggcatttttaatgttaaagtaGTTTAGTtcatttattaagattttatcGTCTCATCTTACAGTTCCATGGTGTGATTTTGTGATAATGGTTCTACTGGTCCCGAGCTACATCTGGAAATCTACTTTGAGAACACTAAGAGAACATAAAGCATGACTGTGGACATCTGTCAATTTAGGGAAatatttttctctaaatttgGCCGTTACATTGGCTGTGCatattgcactttttttttttaaagaatcagaatcagattaaTTAGtcattatatatacatataacaaAACTAATGGGGCTGATTTTAGAGGTGAacagtaaaaattaaacatttttctcaaaAATTAACCCCAAACAACAGAATGCATAATTATATCTTGTAAAagttatttgattaaaaagatGAGGGGGAGGTCTTTGTGCAGCAAtggtaaaaacaacaacaacaacaaatgtaggAACATCCAAAGGAACATCATTAACCATTTGCTTTTACAatatttgctttactttttaaagtatATAAACACTGTTGCTGAAATAATCAGTTAATTATTTCCTTAAATCTATAGTTTTTGAGATCTCACTCTTTTCCCTATTTGTCCccgttaataataataataataataataatagttaaataaataaacaaacaggacCCGACCCTGTTtaatatccatccattttttagaCCTAACACAACTTGTACTACCTTAACTATAACGTCAGGGGGAGGCCTTTTTGCGCATTTGCACTCCCTATCACACaagcgcgcgcgcacacacgcACAGAGTCGGAGATGCCGCAAAGCCCCATCGTCCACGGATTTTTAAAGACCGCGTTTGCTTCCAACAATATCATCCAATTGaagagcaacacagctaaacgcGCTGAACCAACGGCCATCGTAGGAGCGAAGGCAAATCATTAGTAGGAGAAGAAGGATAACGACGGCATCGTCtaactgcaacaaaaaatagATACTGGGTTGCGGGTCAAAGAGTTTAACCCCTAATCTGCCGTTTGGGAAGGCAATCGAAGCGGCGTAGCGTCTTGGTGAAATGTGAGCAGACCAGGTCGGTGATCGTTTTCCGTGATTTTCAATGTGGTTACGACTGCAGTCGACTCGCTCGTTGCAGCTAGCTCGGTTCAGCAGCTTTGATGCAGCAGCGACCGGTTGTCGTGTTCAAATCCACCACCGGATCAGGGAAGACAATAGGTGAAATACACGCCGCTGTGGACTCCCAAGACTACACTCAACGAGAGTCTGCATTCGTTGGGGCTTTTCAAGGTAGGTTGTATCACGGTTCCCATTCCCCATCTCTGGAGGCTTTGATATCTTACAGACACGCAGACCTGAAGCGAATAAACGTCTTTTGTCATCCTTGTCGCCTTGACGACTGTGGGACTGCAGTAGTTTTAACGGACAAAGCAGGATAAAGCTAGCTAATCCGGGTTTGctaacatttttattgactGTAATGAATAAGCTTACGTCTTGAATATGCGAGGGTGAAATCGCCTGAGCTGACCTACATGTGTTTGTACAGTAAATTCTGTGCAATAAACAGTCACAGCAGTGCGTGGGACTTCATTTATCACCAGTTTCTCTCCTTAACAAATTTATCACACGAAGCCTTTGATTTTTGCACCAGGGGCGTGCGGGGTTTTAACCAACGGTGCTATTGTCATGCCTGCATAAGCTTGATATTACCCAcaaagtggttaaaaaaaaacaaaacaaaactaaaaaactaaaaaaaacaaaacaaaaaacaaacaaacaacaaaaaaaatcgcTTATTGGCGATGGTAATTTTATTAGACTACTACACACTTCATCGTGACACTGCTAGACAGTAACCCACCATACATCACTGTAAAGGAAGACAGCCAGACCCTCAAAAGAACAATAGTAATTTATCTGCTTCATGTTTAAGTAAATGCATTTTGCTTATATTAGGTGATTTTACTTTTTGGTTgagcatttttacttttttaaaccaCTGTCGTATTGTACAGGTGTGTAAGGAAGACACAATTTTATGTTTCACAGTgtttatattaaagaaaattgaTGAAAAGTTAAATTATCTAATATATTTGAGAGTGTATTTGATATGTTAGGATGTTGATTGACATTTCTGTCCCATCTGTCCTTTGTATTTGATCACTAACAAGGTGTCACATTAGCCTTATTACAATGTTAGTCCTTTGTAATTACTCTATGATGGATTCAGGTCTTGGTAATAAACCACCATCAATAAGAACTATGGACTGTACTTCGTCATCTGACTTTGGTGGTGAAATGGTGATTTCAAGCTTCGTCACAGCCATGACAGCTGGTCGTGAATTTCTTTACAGTGTCCCCGTGAAGAATCAGGTTAGAGAGCGAAGCGTCAGCCAGGAGGCAGCTGCATCAGGATGGCGGCCGTTGTGAACTATTCTCCTCCTTGGTGGGTGAATCTCCTCCACCGGTTGCCTCATTTCAACCTGGAATTTCAAGTAGTGAGCAGTGACTTCAGACCGGAGGACTCTGAGTACCAGAAGGTAAGAAAAGTATGGGGGAATAATTACCTCCCACTCAGAATTCATCATTCTCTTCACCATGCAACTTTGCCTCATGATCCTACCACCGTCACCTGCACACGCTGCAATTTCACAGCAGACTGGCCAAGTAGTTAATCAGGCTGTCCAACAGCCACAGAGTTGTGGGTTCTTCAGTGCATTGCTCAGTGCTGAAGGacagaaatgtctttaaatCAACCTGTTCCCAATTCACTGCTGCATGGAGGAATAATACATACAAAAAAGCATTAGTTTACA
The Melanotaenia boesemani isolate fMelBoe1 chromosome 4, fMelBoe1.pri, whole genome shotgun sequence genome window above contains:
- the iqce gene encoding IQ domain-containing protein E isoform X2 — protein: MFLLRGSGARQKQRSRGKKSSGKPPPSPKSPYLSSLNVNSQRATVGAWRLPRASLGDTRGDTCGETCSARLTSLSNGHDVSQMLRSECDGSPPFLKQTLSTRRNKHLRFASNGFTLSAGDYREKEDMYDEIIRLKKSLQAQKSDNQQMKAKLRRLEEDNAKREKQIEELLDPTKGSEYTRSLVDKKKEGSVFTNGLKQRILKLEQQCREKENALSKLQSELRTTNLEELKITVETYFEEIQRLRILLGAAEKSSRAESKCSQRQQKALSSAVHRLSENLKQLEQENAALREELNTDSPAGGIKGYREWSKQRLLRRLLEVEKRLEDRKRHTHSAKSSSRLDQEAQATLPEILGITMATKAVVSVGTITEERQEVSDLRECLCQLEKERVELLETLARKDDELRQLRAEKEELEKETERWKEEQKKYFDKKQELHRQELEQSWARIRTLEEDRSKLAQTELPSPTMAESYENAQHRAGQEEGEKKDTGCKEKGMDGEEESQIDAEMKEREKAALIIQTNWRWHRQRDIVALQSMLRGHLFRESQLIDLMKDAKNKAVDSFNCSDVADSVSGELDTVALTMIQSAFRGHLGRCSLEIRSSGFAVPSPVENNPPTPVPRGTGLTHSPTRTSQTEIPSTPEFDGDAAAADSDDSDDIIVSPSRPLRSREVLML
- the iqce gene encoding IQ domain-containing protein E isoform X1, with product MLSSAAKMSRQASDVQTDEDCEELVEDGFSLPADISEQRSRGKKSSGKPPPSPKSPYLSSLNVNSQRATVGAWRLPRASLGDTRGDTCGETCSARLTSLSNGHDVSQMLRSECDGSPPFLKQTLSTRRNKHLRFASNGFTLSAGDYREKEDMYDEIIRLKKSLQAQKSDNQQMKAKLRRLEEDNAKREKQIEELLDPTKGSEYTRSLVDKKKEGSVFTNGLKQRILKLEQQCREKENALSKLQSELRTTNLEELKITVETYFEEIQRLRILLGAAEKSSRAESKCSQRQQKALSSAVHRLSENLKQLEQENAALREELNTDSPAGGIKGYREWSKQRLLRRLLEVEKRLEDRKRHTHSAKSSSRLDQEAQATLPEILGITMATKAVVSVGTITEERQEVSDLRECLCQLEKERVELLETLARKDDELRQLRAEKEELEKETERWKEEQKKYFDKKQELHRQELEQSWARIRTLEEDRSKLAQTELPSPTMAESYENAQHRAGQEEGEKKDTGCKEKGMDGEEESQIDAEMKEREKAALIIQTNWRWHRQRDIVALQSMLRGHLFRESQLIDLMKDAKNKAVDSFNCSDVADSVSGELDTVALTMIQSAFRGHLGRCSLEIRSSGFAVPSPVENNPPTPVPRGTGLTHSPTRTSQTEIPSTPEFDGDAAAADSDDSDDIIVSPSRPLRSREVLML